Within Desulfitobacterium chlororespirans DSM 11544, the genomic segment CGAAGAACTCATTCGGATTTGAGCGATTATGTGAAGGTCGTTAAAGGGACGAGAACCCCTCGGAACGGTTTTTTCCTGCGGGCGGAGAGTTTCTACAATTTCGCCTCGAATATTGATGATCTGGATTCGGAAATGGCTTTCGGGCCGCCTTTAATCAATTCTTACGGGGGACGTTCTTTGCATGAGCAATCCCATGGCGAATCATTTTTCGCTGTCTTTCTTAACCGGTTCAGCGGCGACGGCGTTTATATTCTGGATGAACCTGAGGCGGCCCTATCCCCATCCCGGCAGATGTCCATGCTCAGCAGGATGCATGAATTAGTGGGGGAGGGGGCCCAGTTTATTATTGCCACCCACTCCCCGATCATCATGGCCTATCCGGATGCGCTGATTTATCAAATAGGCGACGACATTGAGCAGGTCGCTTATCAGGAAACCGAGCATTACCAGATAACCCGCGCTTTTTTAAATCATCCGCAAAAAATGCTTAAGCTCTTATTAGAATGATGATATTTTGGAATGATGAACATTGCCTGCTTTCCCAGCTTTCGGCTGGGCCTTTTTATTTTGCTAAGGTAAAGAAGAACTTAACCCCATAAGCTGTGTTGTGGGCCCCATAGGCGCTGCCATGGCGGTCAAGGATCTCCTTGACAATGGAAAGCCCCAAGCCTGTACCGCCAAGCTCCTTATTCCGGGATTTCTCAATCCGGTAAAATTTACTCCAGATATGGGGCAGTTCGGCTTCCGGGATGGGCTCCCCGGGATTCTCCACTTCGATAGTTATGCTATCTCCTTCATCGTGGGCGGAAATGCTGATGGTCCCGCCGGGGGGCGTGTATTTGAGAGCGTTATTCACAAGATTGGTCAGGACTTGCTCAATGCGGAACATATCGGCTCTGACTTCCAGATCGTGGGGAGGGAGCTGTAGAGCCAGTGTTTTCTCATTAGTCCGGGTATTGACGCTATATCTCTCTGCAATACTGTTTAATAAGCCGGTCAGGGAAAAGTCCTCAACCTTAAGTTTAAAGCTGCCGGACTCCAGCTGAGAGAGATCCAGCATGTCCTCCACCAGGGAGGCCATTTTTTTGCTTTCATCCATGATGATATGGGCATAATATTCCCGTTTGGTCCCATTGGTGATATTGTCTTTAATCCCTTCGGCATAGCTGTTGATCAGGGAAATCGGGGTTTTCAATTCGTGAGATACTCCGGCGATAAATTCATTTTTCATCAGGTCCAGCTTTTTCTCGTTCTCAATGTCTTCTCTTAATTTCTCATTGGCTGCCTTTAATTCCGATATGGAAGAATCCAGTTTTGCTGAGAGAAAATTCAAAGTGGCGGACAGGCTGCCGATTTCATCCTGGGAGTTGACCGGGCACTTGGCGGAAAAATCCAGTTCGGATAATTTTAAAGCTGTTTTATTCAGGGTGACCAGGGGTTTGGCGATAATTTTAGAGTAGATGAGGGAGAGGGCGAAAATCAAGACTAAGGCAATCATATAGAAGTAAACATAAAATTGCCGGATAACTGCCGCCGCCTCCCCGATGGGCTGCAATGAAGCGGCAGCGGTCAGAATACCGGTCACTTCGCCGCCGACGACAATGGGGGCAATCCCCACCAGGCTGTTTTGACCGTCAATCTTTACACCGGAATGATAGACGATATGTCTGCCTTCATCCAGAACCATAGCCACTGCCAAGGGGTCTGAGGACCACCGCTGCATCCCGTTGATCAGCATTTTCATTTTGCTGTCCATATTGTAGGTAATGATATTATCGACGATTTCCGACGTGGGGTTGGCAGCGGAGGAAGGCTTTTTGGCAATCTTGAGCAGCATTTGCCGTTTATCCTCAAAAATACGCAGGGTGGAACTCGCGAGGCTGATGACCGCGGTGCTGGCGTTGTTTTTATCCTGGAATTCGCTTAATAATTCCGAGGAATCGGTGCTGTTTTCGGCCAGCCGGCTGTAGGTGCTGCTGAATTGCTGGAAATTGGCTTCAAAATCTTTGGTTTTTTTGCTCAGGTAAAAGTTCTCGATAAAAACGGTCTGCAGCAGCATGGTCAGGCTGGTGAAGAAAATAAAAAACAGGGAGGTGATGATAAACAGTTTAAAGGTAATGCTTTTCTTTTTCTGTTTCATTGACCGGCCTCCAGTTTATAGCCGCTGCCCCTGACGGTGGTGATGAGCCGCCCCTCGCTTTTTAATTTTTGCCGGAGCCTTTTGATATGGGAGTCCACGTTGCGCAAATCGCCGTAATATTCATATCCCCAAACCAGGTTCATCATCATTTCCCGGGTAAGCACCCTTTGCTTATTCCTGACCAGACAAACCAGCAGTTCAAATTCTTTGGGAGTCAGTTCGATGGGTTCTCCGGCCAGGGTAACGGTATGGGACAGTTGGTTGATGGCCAGGCGGCCAATTTCATAGATCTCCGGTGCTTCCTGAGCGCCGGCATCCGCCCTTTTTAAAAGGGCGTTTATTTTTGCCACCAGGACTTTAAGGCTGAAAGGCTTGGTAATGTAGTCGTCGGCTCCGTATTCATAACCCAAAAGCTTGTCGTTTTCCGCCGATTTGGCCGTAAGCATGATAATGAGCACCCGGGAATCCTGCTTGCGGATCGTCCGGCAGACGGACAGCCCGTCCAGCTTGGGCATCATGATATCGAGAAGAATCAGATCGACCTGCCTGCTCTTAAAAAGCTCCAGGGCCTCAACTCCATTGGCGGCAGCCAGGGTCTTATAGCCTTCGTCCTCGAGGTAATCGGCAATAATAGTCTGCATCCGGGGCTCGTCTTCCACAATCAATATTGTCTTTTTCATCGCTAGCCACCTTAAGAGTTTATTTTCCCCTCCGTAGATAGTTTACCATATGCCTGGCTGCCGGAAATACAAAAGAAGGCTTTGTCATCAAACTACCCTCAAAATGCCATCAAACCGCCATATTTGCTCCACGGTGCCGCCTAAATCGTTCCTTAAGATAAAGTGGACGGTGCAGAGGCAGGTGAAACAAAAATGAAATGGTCAAAGATCTCCGGCAAGAAAATAAACCTTTTGCCCTGGCTCTTTCTGGGGCCCAGCCTGATCGGGTTTGCTCTTTTTTATCTGCTGCCCTTCATGGACGGTTTTTTCTATTCTCTGGTCGACAGCCCCCTGCACGGAAACTTCGTTGGGCTGCGCAATTACTCAGACTTGTTAAAGAACCCGAGTTTTCTGACGGCCTTGGCCAATACGGGCAAATTTACGCTGGTCTGCGTTCCGCTGAATATGCTTTTCTCTCTGGGAGTGGCCTTGCTCTTAAACAAGAAGATTCAGGGCAGCAATTTTTTTCGCACACTCTTCATCACCCCGCTGGTCATTCCCGTAGCCTCGGTGGTTTTGGTCTGGCAGGCTTTCTTTGATATCAATGGTGTCCTGAACGCCTTCCTTCATGCCCTGAATCTCCAGCCTGTGGATTGGCTGAAGAGTGAATGGGCCAGAGCCGCCATCCTGGTAGTCTATCTTTGGAAAAATACCGGTTACAGCATGGTTTTGTTCCTGGCCGGTTTGCAGAGCATACCGGTTGAATATTACGAGGCGGCCAGGATCGACGGAGCCGGACGCCTGCAGGAATTTTTCCGGATAACCCTGATTTATCTGACTCCCACGGCTTTTTTTGTGTTTGTCATCTCCACCATCAATTCCTTCAAAGTTTTCCGGGAGACTTATCTCATGGCCGGGGAATATCCCCATAGCAGCATTTATATGCTGCAGCATTACATGAACAATATGTTTACGGCCCTGGACTACCAGAAGCTGACCAGTGCGGCTTTTATCATGGCGGCCTTTATTGTAGCCGCGGTGCTGCTCTTGTTCATTGTGGAGCGGAAGATCAGCCGGCTGATCAATTAGAAGCTGAAACCGCCGCCCGCAGGGTCCGGGTTCCGAAAAACATAAGAAAGGAGGGAGAGGGATGTTATCACAGGCAAAACTGGCCAATTCAGGAAAGCATTCTCTCCATAAATTAGTTTACTTCATGATTCTGCTGATCCTGGCCGCTTTTTTCCTGTTTCCCTTAGGGGTGACCCTTACCAATTCTTTTATGAGTGAACAGGAAATCACTACGAATTATGGCCCGGTCACGGATAAGAGTCTGAACAGTTACCAGGACAGTGGGGCAAGTCCTTTTGCCCGGTTTGAGCTTATCCCGGAGCTGGTGACCCTCAAGCAGTATTACAGCGTGCTGCTGGAAAAGACCCAGTTCCTCTTTATGTTCTGGAATTCGGTGCTGCTTACCTTCCCCATCGTCATCGGGCAGACCCTTGTGGCCACTCTGGCCGCTTATGCCTTCGCCAAAATGAAGTTCAGGGGGAGGAATGTGCTGTTCTTTTTGTATATCGTCGTGATGCTCATGCCTTTTCAGGTAACCCTGGTGCCCAATTATATCATCGCCGGCCGGCTGGGCCTGCTCAATAACCCTTTATCCATTATCTTTCCCGGTATTTTCAGCACCTTTGGCGTATTTCTCCTCAAGCAGTATATGGAGCAGATACCGGATTCCTATCTGGAAGCGGCCAAAGTGGACGGAGCCAGCCCGTTTCAGATCTTTCTGAAAATCATTGTGCCCATGTCCAGGGCGGGGATAGCCGCCATGGCCATTCTGGTCTTCATCGATAACTGGAATATGGTGGAACAGCCCCTGATCTTCCTGCAGGATGCGACCCGGCAGCCACTTTCTCTCTATCTCGCCAAGATCGTCGACGGAGAAAAGGGGCTGGCCTTTGCCGCCTCAGCTCTTTATATGATGCCCATGCTTTTGAATTTCCTTTATGCCGAGCGATACCTGCTGGAAGGAATCCGGCTTTCGGGGATTAAGGGCTGACCCGGCCAGGCAGCTTACCGCAGTTTACCAGGAAAGAAGGAAAGAAAGACAGAAGGGAGACGGAAAATGCCCAAGGAAGAACCGGCGGATTTTATCCCGCCTCATGAGGGAGGAAAAAAACAGACCATCGGCCGCCTGAGTCTGATGTTTTTCATGATGATGATAGTTTTGACCTTTTTCTCCAATACCCTGCTTCACTTTACCTTGCCCAAAGTGGAAGCGGAACGGCCGGCCAATGGAGTCCTGATCAAGGAAATATTTGGGGAAGGGACGGTGGAGGTCAAGCAGGTATGGGAGGAATATGCAAAGGCCAATCTGCCTGTTAAGGAGGTCCTGGTGGAACGGGGAGACAGAGTGAGCAAAGGCCAGACCATCCTCAGTCTCGACATCCGCAGCCTTCAGGATAGTTATCTGGACGAACAAACCCGCTGCCAGCTTTTGGAACTCTCTCTGGCAGGGGCCGAAGATGCCCTGGAACAAAAACAACGGGATTATGAAAACATCAAAGCTCTCGTTGAAAATGGGGCGGAAGCGGAGATCAATCTGCTCAATGCCGAAAAAGCTCTGGCTGAGGCCGCAAGAAACTGTGACACTACCCGGCTTAATCTGACCATGCAGGAGCGGAAAGTGCAGAGCCTGGCTGAACAGATGGCCAACGGTGGGGTATATACGGCTTCCGCCGACGGCATCATTACCGAGTTGAATTTCGCCGCGGGTTCGACGGTCAATAGCACCCAGCCTCTTTTTCGTTTAGCGGATACCGGTCAGGGATTCCGGCTGGTTGTCCCCGTTGCCGGGGAGCTGGCCGAGTATGCCCAGCCTGGGGATACGGTCAGTGTCAATATCTACTCCCTGGATAAAAAGACCGAGGGTAAAATTGAAAGAATCACGGACAACAGTCAGCGTCCGGGAGAACAAAAGGATGTATGGATTGACCTGACCGGGGAGGGCCTAGCCGGGGGTGAAAAGGGAGAAATATATCTCAGCAAAAAAACCAAGCCCTACCCGGCCCTGGTGCCCAACAGCGCCATCTATACGGACAGCGAAGGCTCTTTTGTCTATGTCTTGAAATCCCGCAAGGGTCCCCTGGGTATGGAAAACTATGTGCAAAGACTGGATGTCAATGTGGAAGACAGGGACAATGAAAAATCAGCTCTTACCAATATGATTGGGGACGAAGTCATCATCCAGAGCAATAAGCCCCTGGCGGATGGCGATAAAGTGTTGAAGGAGGCAGCCAATTGAAACCGGGCAATACACAGCCGAGCCGGCCCCAATCCCCTAAAGCTGCCTGTCTGATGCTGGCTCTGGGAATTTTACTGCTGACCGTAAGTTCTGTTCTGGGAGAGTCACTTTCCGCTCAGATGACGGGAATTTACGGCCTGCACCAAACCCATAAAATCACCGCTGTCCGGCAGGAAGATGCCGGCCCGGTGGGGAGCGGACCCTTTTCTTTAGAAAAGATAGGCCAGCTTGCCCAATACTATCTGAACGGCCATGATCTGGCTTACGGCACGGAGGCATCTGCCACGGCCGTATACGGGGATAACCGGAGTCCGGCTCAGGTGCTGGGTGTCAATGACCGTTACCGGCAATTTCACACTATCAATCTTATAGCGGGCAGTTTCCTGACTCCCGGCCATGAAAACCAACAAGTGGCCGTCATCGATGAGCAGCTGGCCCGCAGTCTTTTCGGAAATTACCAGGTAACCGGGCTGGAGATCGAGCTGTATGAACGAAAGTTTACCATCATCGGGGTAACCGGCACTGATAATTCCCTGACCGGCAGTTTAGCGGCCCGGGAAACAGGTACGGTCTATATTCCCATAACCAAGCTCCTGGAATTGCAGGAAGGTTCCGCCATAACCTTTCTGGAAGCGGAAACCAGGGACAGCGGCACCACCGGCTCTAATACCGCCTTGCTGGAAGAGGCTTTGACAGCAGTCGGTCAGGACCCCGGAGCTTTCCGGATTACCGATTACACGATGGAGTTCCTGCTCCTGAATCAAAAAAACCACCTGCGCAATTTCCTGGCGGGAGTGGTGGTGCTGGGCTTGCTTTTCAGCCTGCTCAGGAAAAATGTCCGACAGGTTTATGATTTCCTGGGTTCCCGGCTCAGGGAGAAATACTGGGGAGAGATCTTCAGGAAGGACGGGGGCAGGCTTTTTTACGGCCTGGTCAAAGTAGTGCTTCCTTTGGGAGGCATGCTGGCCCTTTGGTTTTTGATCCGCTTCCCCCTCTATATAGCGCCGGAAAACATACCCCAGGAACTGATCGATCTTTCTTTCTGGGCCGACCTGCTGGAAAACCGGCTCAAAGCGTCTTTCCAAGGCGGCGGGTATGGGGTCCTTCCTGGAGAAGTCCACCTGTATTTCCTCCAGGGGATCCAGAACTGGAATCTGCTGCTAAACCTGGTGCTGGGCTGGCCCCTCCTGGGTTGGGGGTTTTACCGGTTAAGTATCCCGTTAAATATCCCGGAGAAAGGTGCCTGGAAGACGGAACTGTTTTTCTGTACCTGCCTGATCAGCGCCTTGCTCCTGGGCACGGGAATTCTTCTGGCGGCAGGAATGCCATTGGCCATCGACGGCAAGGGCATCTTTCTGGTATTTGCCGCCGTATTTCTGGTCGCAGGGCTTAAGGATGCCGGGTCTGCCTTTAAACTGTAAAAAAGACCTGTGAGCGTAGCTTTACGTACAAGTGCGAACGGATTTAGCGGAGGGGCGGTCGGGTTAATGAAGCTTTCTTAACGTTGCGCAGTCACGGTTGACTTGCAGAAAGCAGCGGGGTTTGGCGGAGCTGTTAAGAAAGCGAGTTCACCAGCCCTGGAGCTATGGAGAGAGCGTTGTGCGTAAAGCTACACGACCCGCGCAAAAGCTTTTTCATCATCTGCCGGCGCCCTCTGCGACATGAACGCCCATAAAAACTAAGGAGCTGAGCAAAGAATGGCAGGACTGCTGCTCAAAAACATATCGAAAACCTATCCCGGCCAGGTCACCGCCGTCAGGAATCTTTCCCTGGAGATTCAGGACAAAGAATTCCTGGTTTTGGTAGGCCCTTCCGGTTGCGGCAAAACAACAACTCTGAGAATGATCGCCGGCCTTGAGGATATTTCTGCCGGGGAACTCTATATCGGAGACAAACTGGTCAATGATGTCCCTCCCAAAGACCGGGATATCGCCATGGTTTTTCAGAATTATGCTCTTTATCCCCATCTGTCGGTCTACGACAATATGGCTTTCGGGCTTAAATTAAGGAAAATGCCCAAAGGAGAGATCAGGCAAAACGTGTTGGAAGCCGCCCGCATTCTTGACCTGGAGGAGCTGCTGAGGCGCAAACCCAAAGAGCTTTCCGGCGGGCAGCGGCAGAGGGTTGCCCTGGGGCGGGCTATGGTGAGAAAGCCTCAGGTGTTTTTAATGGATGAACCCCTGTCCAATCTGGATGCCCAGTTAAGAACCCAAATGCGCATAGAGATCGCCAGGCTCCATAAAAAGCTGGCCACAACCTTTATCTATGTGACCCATGATCAAACGGAGGCCATGACCATGGGCACCCGGATCGTGGTGATGAAAGAGGGCTTGGTTCAGCAGGTGGACAGCCCCCAGCGCATCTATAACCACCCGGCTAATCTGTTTGCCGCCGGTTTCATCGGCAATCCCAGGATGAATGTCCTCGAAGTTTTGCTTAAGGAACAGAAGAACGGCCTCTGTGCCGGTCTGGGGGATTTTCTCCTGCCGGTTCCCTCTGCCCGGGGAGCGGGCCTCCGGGAAAAAGGCTGCCGATCGGGCAGGCAAGCAATTCTGGGCATCAGAGCCGAACACCTTGCCTTGCGCCCCCTGGAGGGGAAGTTTCCGGCCTGCCCGCCGGAGCTGCCTTTGGTGCGGGGAAGGCTGGAATTTACCGAACTGCGGGGAGCGGAGAACTATCATTATGTCACGGTTCAGGGGAAGGAGGTTGTGGTCAGAGCCCAGCCGGAATACCGGGGAGAGGCAGGGCAGGAAGTGGAGATCGTTTTTAATATGGCCCAAGCCCATTTCTTTGCTCCGGAAAGCGGGGTGAATATGGAAGCAGAGGGACAGGAACACTGCGTATCCAGAGATCAAATGGATAGCCGGCTTATGTAAATTATCGTTCAAGCAAATGACAGTTCAGGCAACTGATAGTTTAGGTAAATGACAGTTTAGATAAATGATAGTTTAGGCAAATGATAGTTTAAGTAAATAGTAGTTCAGACAAATGATAGTTCAGGAAAATTATCGTCGGATTTTATATAAAGGAGTGGGGAAGATGAACAATACT encodes:
- a CDS encoding AAA family ATPase encodes the protein MESKNLNPYIRYIELERSRVPSFSQYPFHLPAVRNLDTLALHPKVTFIVGENGSGKSTILEAIAVAYGFNAEGGTKNFNFSSRRTHSDLSDYVKVVKGTRTPRNGFFLRAESFYNFASNIDDLDSEMAFGPPLINSYGGRSLHEQSHGESFFAVFLNRFSGDGVYILDEPEAALSPSRQMSMLSRMHELVGEGAQFIIATHSPIIMAYPDALIYQIGDDIEQVAYQETEHYQITRAFLNHPQKMLKLLLE
- a CDS encoding sensor histidine kinase, which produces MKQKKKSITFKLFIITSLFFIFFTSLTMLLQTVFIENFYLSKKTKDFEANFQQFSSTYSRLAENSTDSSELLSEFQDKNNASTAVISLASSTLRIFEDKRQMLLKIAKKPSSAANPTSEIVDNIITYNMDSKMKMLINGMQRWSSDPLAVAMVLDEGRHIVYHSGVKIDGQNSLVGIAPIVVGGEVTGILTAAASLQPIGEAAAVIRQFYVYFYMIALVLIFALSLIYSKIIAKPLVTLNKTALKLSELDFSAKCPVNSQDEIGSLSATLNFLSAKLDSSISELKAANEKLREDIENEKKLDLMKNEFIAGVSHELKTPISLINSYAEGIKDNITNGTKREYYAHIIMDESKKMASLVEDMLDLSQLESGSFKLKVEDFSLTGLLNSIAERYSVNTRTNEKTLALQLPPHDLEVRADMFRIEQVLTNLVNNALKYTPPGGTISISAHDEGDSITIEVENPGEPIPEAELPHIWSKFYRIEKSRNKELGGTGLGLSIVKEILDRHGSAYGAHNTAYGVKFFFTLAK
- a CDS encoding response regulator transcription factor, whose protein sequence is MKKTILIVEDEPRMQTIIADYLEDEGYKTLAAANGVEALELFKSRQVDLILLDIMMPKLDGLSVCRTIRKQDSRVLIIMLTAKSAENDKLLGYEYGADDYITKPFSLKVLVAKINALLKRADAGAQEAPEIYEIGRLAINQLSHTVTLAGEPIELTPKEFELLVCLVRNKQRVLTREMMMNLVWGYEYYGDLRNVDSHIKRLRQKLKSEGRLITTVRGSGYKLEAGQ
- a CDS encoding carbohydrate ABC transporter permease, with protein sequence MKWSKISGKKINLLPWLFLGPSLIGFALFYLLPFMDGFFYSLVDSPLHGNFVGLRNYSDLLKNPSFLTALANTGKFTLVCVPLNMLFSLGVALLLNKKIQGSNFFRTLFITPLVIPVASVVLVWQAFFDINGVLNAFLHALNLQPVDWLKSEWARAAILVVYLWKNTGYSMVLFLAGLQSIPVEYYEAARIDGAGRLQEFFRITLIYLTPTAFFVFVISTINSFKVFRETYLMAGEYPHSSIYMLQHYMNNMFTALDYQKLTSAAFIMAAFIVAAVLLLFIVERKISRLIN
- a CDS encoding carbohydrate ABC transporter permease — protein: MLSQAKLANSGKHSLHKLVYFMILLILAAFFLFPLGVTLTNSFMSEQEITTNYGPVTDKSLNSYQDSGASPFARFELIPELVTLKQYYSVLLEKTQFLFMFWNSVLLTFPIVIGQTLVATLAAYAFAKMKFRGRNVLFFLYIVVMLMPFQVTLVPNYIIAGRLGLLNNPLSIIFPGIFSTFGVFLLKQYMEQIPDSYLEAAKVDGASPFQIFLKIIVPMSRAGIAAMAILVFIDNWNMVEQPLIFLQDATRQPLSLYLAKIVDGEKGLAFAASALYMMPMLLNFLYAERYLLEGIRLSGIKG
- a CDS encoding efflux RND transporter periplasmic adaptor subunit — protein: MPKEEPADFIPPHEGGKKQTIGRLSLMFFMMMIVLTFFSNTLLHFTLPKVEAERPANGVLIKEIFGEGTVEVKQVWEEYAKANLPVKEVLVERGDRVSKGQTILSLDIRSLQDSYLDEQTRCQLLELSLAGAEDALEQKQRDYENIKALVENGAEAEINLLNAEKALAEAARNCDTTRLNLTMQERKVQSLAEQMANGGVYTASADGIITELNFAAGSTVNSTQPLFRLADTGQGFRLVVPVAGELAEYAQPGDTVSVNIYSLDKKTEGKIERITDNSQRPGEQKDVWIDLTGEGLAGGEKGEIYLSKKTKPYPALVPNSAIYTDSEGSFVYVLKSRKGPLGMENYVQRLDVNVEDRDNEKSALTNMIGDEVIIQSNKPLADGDKVLKEAAN
- a CDS encoding ABC transporter permease, with translation MKPGNTQPSRPQSPKAACLMLALGILLLTVSSVLGESLSAQMTGIYGLHQTHKITAVRQEDAGPVGSGPFSLEKIGQLAQYYLNGHDLAYGTEASATAVYGDNRSPAQVLGVNDRYRQFHTINLIAGSFLTPGHENQQVAVIDEQLARSLFGNYQVTGLEIELYERKFTIIGVTGTDNSLTGSLAARETGTVYIPITKLLELQEGSAITFLEAETRDSGTTGSNTALLEEALTAVGQDPGAFRITDYTMEFLLLNQKNHLRNFLAGVVVLGLLFSLLRKNVRQVYDFLGSRLREKYWGEIFRKDGGRLFYGLVKVVLPLGGMLALWFLIRFPLYIAPENIPQELIDLSFWADLLENRLKASFQGGGYGVLPGEVHLYFLQGIQNWNLLLNLVLGWPLLGWGFYRLSIPLNIPEKGAWKTELFFCTCLISALLLGTGILLAAGMPLAIDGKGIFLVFAAVFLVAGLKDAGSAFKL
- a CDS encoding ABC transporter ATP-binding protein; translated protein: MAGLLLKNISKTYPGQVTAVRNLSLEIQDKEFLVLVGPSGCGKTTTLRMIAGLEDISAGELYIGDKLVNDVPPKDRDIAMVFQNYALYPHLSVYDNMAFGLKLRKMPKGEIRQNVLEAARILDLEELLRRKPKELSGGQRQRVALGRAMVRKPQVFLMDEPLSNLDAQLRTQMRIEIARLHKKLATTFIYVTHDQTEAMTMGTRIVVMKEGLVQQVDSPQRIYNHPANLFAAGFIGNPRMNVLEVLLKEQKNGLCAGLGDFLLPVPSARGAGLREKGCRSGRQAILGIRAEHLALRPLEGKFPACPPELPLVRGRLEFTELRGAENYHYVTVQGKEVVVRAQPEYRGEAGQEVEIVFNMAQAHFFAPESGVNMEAEGQEHCVSRDQMDSRLM